From the Gammaproteobacteria bacterium genome, the window CAGCGCTTCGGTCGCGAGGGCGCGCACACAACGGTCAGCCAGATCGGGGCTTCTAGCCCATAGATTGTTGCTTACACCAACGACCGCAAACCATTTGACCTCAAAGACAGGATGCGTGATCGCCGCGGCGAGTGCTCTCGTCACTTGGCTCAGCTGTTCGTCCGTAAGCTCATAGGTCCGTAGGCGTGATACTGCCCAGGCACTTGGTCTGTCACCACCCATGGCAAACCGTTGCACTCGTGCGGTTTCATCCCAGTTGTCGGACTCTCGCTCCACCTCGGCACAGATAACCTCTCGACACCAGTCCTTCTGAGGTGAAGTCATTTCATTCCAATAGTCCCTTGTACACACGGCGGCCACGTACCCGCGCCACCCGTCTCGCATGAGCACATCATATTCGCCCGTACCACTCTCTAACTGACGTGCCTCATCTAACATGGTTTGCCACTGAGAGGACTTCTCGCTTAGATCAAGCTCATGGTCGTATGCTTTCTTGCCCCACATGAACAGCTTCATGCGTCTGTTATTGGAGTTCTGCTTGGCTTGATTTCTATCAATAACCTCCTGGATATCAACGTCCGGAGCCTTAGGCTCCAATTTGACGTAGCTACCTTGATGCCCCTTCGCATCGTCGTCCGCCCCAGTTATTTCAACCCTCTCTTCTGACAGAGTGTATTGACGAAGGTCCATTCGATGAAGTGCCAACCGACGGACGCGGTCCTCTTCACTTTGCTCCGCAACTGGCCTAAACGAACTAAGCTGCTCGTCTAAGATGGCGTGCACACGTGTCCGAAGCGGCCCAAGCTGCAGATTCGCAATCGCGTCTTCAAGATCCTTTTGCCTATGAGGCAAGGCATTGGAGGCCTTTCTTTCGTCCTCATACACTCTATTGCTGGGAATCATTCCATCGCCAAACAAGCCGTACATATGAGTAGTCTGCGACTCGCCCGCCATCCTCGATCGGTCGAGTGACATGCATGCCGGTGACTTCAGAAGTACTAGCAGCGTTTCCCCACAGTCGTGTGGGCGTGATGTTGCGACACCGGCGATGACGGCAGTTATTGCACCCGACGTTGATCGTTTCAGGATTCCAAGAAGCAACTTATCCAATTGCCTTGGGTATTGCTCAGCGTACTCAAGAAGCCATCGCTCGAAAGCCATTAGAATTGATTGAAAGACATATGACGATACGTGCAGGCCTCTATATGCACCCCAAAGGCGCCCGTTGCACCATTGTTCCACGTGCGATCCGTCGCTGAACTCCAGGCGAATCCGCTCTGGGAGCTCAATGAATTCATGCTCGACGCGGGGATTCGCATACCACTCAGTGCAGTGATTGATCATGTCTATAACTAACTTCAGCCCGACTCGCCCATCCGCCCTAAGAAGCAGGAACAGTGGTCCATGGTAGGCGCTAGCCGGAAAGAACCCATGAGTCCTTCCGTGCTTTATTCCGAATAGTCCCTCAAGCTCATGGTCATACATATCGTGACGGACGGATGTGATCTCTTCCTCGCTGTACAAGAGATACTTGGGCATTGTCCGTGCAATCGTGGCTGGAAGATCACGCCCCGCGGGCCACCCTTCCGAACCGGTATAGATCAACTGTTGGAATTCCTCGGACACACGGTCCCGATCCTCGTCTTCACGTGTCCCTTCCAACAATTGTGTGAACTTGTCTTCGGCGGACTTGGGAATACGCGCGATTACCTCGAATACCTTCTTTTGTTGGTCTCCCCAAAGGTAGTTACCGGCGACACCTTCTAGAATCCAAAATGCGACTGCAGCGACAGACTCGTGCCCAGGTGGATAGGGTGTATCGAAACTTGCACCTCGCGTCCAATCCTCAATAAAACCCAGAAGTTGTACACGATGATTTTCGCCAAATGCGTCCAGATTGTCGGCAACGAGTTTTAGAACGCTTGCCCACGCAGGTCCATCTGGAATGGCAAAAAGTGAGGCCTTACTCCCGGTCGCCTGCACCCACCATGGCGTGGTTACGCATCCGACGCGGAGGAGATGGATAACTCTGAACAAGAGCTTGAATTCGTCATCAAAGAGCTCGGCTTTGTGATTCGCAAGAAACTCTGAGGACTTCGGCGAATGTAATAGAGCTACAAGCGTGTCATCGACAAATTGCGGCGTATACCCGGCGCCACGAATAACAGACTCGAAGACCTGGTTGGACGCCCGGTCGCTCGACTCCAGCAGTTCTCCGATCCATTTCCGGTAGGTTCGACGAATTGCCGGGTAGGTGCCAAGGGCGGTCGCTAGCACCTGAAGGGACTCGTGCGAGCTAAGGTACTGTTCTTCGACCCACTGCAAAATCGCCCAGTCCTCAAGAACATCATGCGCCGGTGCAACTAGGATCTGGGAATGTGAAGGTCCGGCGACCAGGGAATCACTGCGTAAATGCTCCAGAACGGCCGGATCTAGATCACCGCACGGAGCGTAGAGCGCCAGTGCTCTCGCTCTTCGTACCGCTATTTCCATGAAGACCTGCTCGCGCTTCCGTGGCATCCCATTGCCAGTCTGGTGGTCGACCCTGACAATATCTCGCCAGAACCGGTCCCGAAATCCGCGCTCGTCCTGGGGCAGCGCTGAAGTCGATGCCCAATTAATGCGGAGTGCCTTGTCTAAAACGTATGGATTGCGTAGCAACCTACGCAGGGCGGGGTCGGCCATTGGTCTCTTGAGGGCTGGGTATGCTAACTCCACTTCTGTTAGTTCATCGTCGCCAAGCTGCGGAATCGCCATTACAGTGTGTGCTGATGCGCCGAGCAAACCTGTTCTTACCAAGTCCGTCGAGTACTCGCGGCAAGTCAGAACAAGACGCCAACTCTTATCCTTCGCGATAAGTGTGAGGAGGTCGGAGAAACCGTCACGTGTCGATGCCTCAAGCAGGCGCTCAATGCTTTCGACCAAGAGTACCTTGCTTGTCTGTGACGCCATGGTCGCACCAAGAGCAGCCGCCGACACGTTTACACCAATTGAGCGAAGCGTTGTATCGAGATGTGTGGATTTAAATTCTTCTGCTCTGAAGCAGAATATAAAGTGCTCTCTCGATAACGTTGCCATTACATCCTTAGTGACAACAGACTTACCGGAACCTGCAGCACCCGAAATCAATACGATCTGATTTGCGGTCAACTCGCCCATTACCCGCTGCACAAGGGCAGCTCGCGGTAAGTGCAAATCAGTACCAATGGTCGACCTAATACCATCCAAGATAACGTTGGAATGATCTCTAAGAGTCGTTAGTAGAGCGTTCTCGGCAGTGCCGATGCCTCCATGGCGAGAGGTAAGAGCCTCTGGCAGATCACCTAATTTAAAGCTACGTGCAGTAGCCATCCCTTGACTTGCAATAGTCAGAAGTTGATTCCAAGTCGCGCCTGCTGTCGCGACTGGATCCGCATCTTTCGTGGTATAGGCAAGAAGCGACCTGATGGAAGCTTCTGACTGACTAGTAGAGGTGTGCAGGTCCAAGACCAGAACGTCGATTGCTTTGAGGAAGGCCCAAATCGAGGATGCTGATCGTGCTTCTCCGACCAATTGTCCTACCAATTGTTGGATTACCTTACAGTAATCTACAGTTTTGTTATTTACAAACCCTGGAATGGCCAAGCGACGTTCGAAATCGTCGGCAGAAGATGCGGCTTTTGCGCAATCAAGAAGGCCAGTGAAATGCTCGAGCAGGGCATTTGTGCCTCGCAGCGTAGCCAATACAAGACGATCGGTGCCCGGTAAAAACAGACTCTTGTTGTTGAAGTCATCCCACCAGTCGGATACTACCTTTTTGAAATCCTCATCTGATACACCGACAGTTACCTTGCGTTTTACTTGACCGATAAGCTTGTGGCACTTGTGGCTGGAGTCTCGAACTGTGACTAGGAAATCGTCGGTATTCCAGCCTAGGTGCTCAGTCTGGAGGTCAACCTGTATGACCGTGCTATCGGTGAATATTGGTGGGGTGGCGCTAACTAGAAGCTGCGCAAGCCAGTAAGCATCAACATGTTGCTCAAAGAATGTGCCAGCACCGCCGGTTGCTGCCGGGCTAGAGACGGCAACTTGTTGTGAATCATCGGGTGATCCGGCGACGCGTTCCCGTTGCGGCTCAGCCGGTTCCTCTGACTCGTTGTTCATGCCATCTATCACTTAATTGGCTTAGCGCCGCATCCACTGATCTCAATTATCCCTGTCTGATTTTAAGCTTGGGAATGTCTGATCAATTGAGTGAGTTTAGTGGATTGGCGATGCTTAAGGTGGTGAGGGTTTCTTGATTTTAAGCCGTCAAATAGCAATGACCACACAAACATATCAGAATTTCCCCAGCATGAAACCTTCCTACACCGCTACCGGCGCCTTGATGGCCGGATGCGATTGATAATTGGCGATCTCGAAATCCTCGAAACGGTAATCAAAAAGCGTGGGCGGTTTGCGCTTGATGACCAGCGTCGGCAGGGGATACGGCTTGCGCGTCAACTGCTCATCCACCTGCTCCAGATGATTGACATACAAATGGCAATCGCCGCCGGTCCAGATGAATTCGCCCGGCTGCAGGCCGGTCTGCTGCGCGAGCATGTGGGTGAGCAGCGCGTAGGAACAGATGTTGAACGGCACGCCGAGGAAAACATCGGCGCTGCGCTGGTAGAGCTGACAGGAAAGCCGGCCGTTCGCCACGTAGAACTGGAAGAATGCGTGGCAAGGCTGCAAAGCCATCTTGTCGAGGTCCGCCACGTTCCAGGCGCTCACGATCAGGCGGCGTGAATCCGGATTGCTGCGCAACTGCTCCAGGACCTTTGAAATCTGATCAATATGGCGCCCGTCCGGCGCCGGCCAGGAACGCCATTGATAGCCGTACACCGGGCCGAGATTGCCTTGCTCGTCGGCCCACTCGTCCCAGATACTCACACCGTGCTCGTGCAAATAGCCAGTATTGGTATCGCCGCGCAGGAACCACAGCAGTTCGCAGATGATGGAGCGAAAATGCAGTTTCTTGGTGGTCACGGCGGGGAAGCCACCGGCCAAATCGAAGCGCATCTGGTAACCGAATACCGACAGCGTGCCGGTGCCGGTGCGGTCGCTTTTGCGTGCGCCGCGGTCGCGCACGTGACGCATGAGTTCCAGATACTGCCGCATCAGGCGCTCTCTGCAGTCGATTTGCGCCGGTAGGCCAACACCAGCAGCACGATGCCGACCGCGATCAACGGCAGCGATAGAATCTGGCCCATGGTCATCCAGCCGAACGCCAGATAGCCGAACTGCGGGTCCGGCAGGCGTACGAACTCGACCGCAAAGCGGAAACAGCCATACAGCAGCGCAAACAGGCCGGACGCGGCCATGCGCGGGCGCGGTTTCATGGTGAACACGAACAGCACTACGAACATCACCACGCCTTCCAGCAGGAATTCATACAGCTGGGTCGGCTGGCGCGGCAGGCTGAAGCCGTTGACGGCATCGCGGCAATACTCACCGCCGGTGAATCGCGTGTTGGTGCACGGCAGACGCATGGCCCAGGGCAGCGTCGTGGAAATCTTGCCCCACAATTCGCCGTTGATGAAATTGCCGATACGGCCGGCCGCCAGCCCAATGGGCACCACCACCGCGGAAAAATCCACCACGTCGAAGTAGTGCTTGTGATACTTGCGCGCAAGCAGCGCGACCGCAACCAGCACGCCGAGCAGGCCGCCGTGGAACGACATGCCTCCGTCCCAGACCTGGAAGATGTACAGCGGATTCTGCCATTCCAGCCACTGACCCTCCGGCGTGTAGGCGTAGAACAGCGTGTAGCCGATGCGCCCGCCGATGACCACGCCGAGCGCCACGTAAAACAGCAGATCGCCCACCTGCTCCGCGGTCCAGCCGCTGGCGTAGCGGCGCGACACCCGCAGGCGCGCGGCCAGGTAACAACCCAGGAAGCCGATGAGGTAGGTAATGCCGTACCAGTGCACCTTGAGCGGGCCGAGGCTGAAAGCGACCGGATCGAAATCGGGATAGGTGAGCATGGGTGGCTATTTTAAGCGACAAGCTGTGAATTTCCGCGCGATCCACGCGACGAATCTGCTCGCATGATCATCCCTGTGCTCCCGGTCGCCGCTAGTGCGGCTCACTCAGGACACGCACGAAAAACGCCTTGAGGTACGCGGTTTCGAGAATCGCCGGATGCACCGGATGATCCGCGGCCTGTGCGCCGCGCTCCAGCAGCTGCGCTTCGCGGTTCAGATGGCGGGCGGCAGACTGAATCGCCGCCACCAGTTCGTCCGCCGGCAGATGATGGGAACATGAGCAGGAGATCAGCAGGCCGTCGTGCGCCAGCAACTGCATGCCCAGCTGATTCAGGCGCCGGTAGGCATCGCGGCCGGCTGCCAGATCCTTCCTGCGCTTGACGAAAGCCGGCGGGTCGAGAATCACCACGTCGAATTTCTCGCCGGCCGCATGCAGGGCGCGCAGGCCGTCGAAGGCATCCGCCTTGTGCACGCCGACGCGCACAGAGTTGAGCGCGGCATTGTGCTCCGCCAGCGCCAGCGCGCCGGCCGAGCTGTCCATGCACAGTGCCTCGCGCGCTCCCCACGCCAGCGCCTGAATTCCCCACGCGCCCACGTAGCTGAACACGTCCAGCACGCGCCGGCCGGAGACGTATCGCGCCAGCCGGCCGCGATTGTCGTGCTGGTCGAAGAACCAGCCGGTTTTTTGGCCACCCGCGAGCACTATCTCGAATTTCCGCCCGTGCTCCTCGACGATCACCCGTTCAGGCACCTCGCCATACGCGGTGTCGGTATACAGCGGCAGGCCTTCCAGCTCACGGATGCTCACGTCGTTGCGCCACAGAATCCCGGCCGGTTTAAGTACCGTGGCGAGCGCCGCCACAATGTCATCTTTCATCCGCTCCATGCCGGCGGTGGTGATCTGCGCCACCAGCACCTCGCCATAACGGTCCACCACCAGACCCGGCAAGCCGTCGGATTCACCGAACACCAGCCGGTAAAACGGCCGCGGATACAGCTGCGCGCGCAGCGCCAGCGCAAGGTTCAGGCGCTGCACCAGCCATGCGCTGTCCGGCGGATGGCGCTCGTCCCGCGACAGGATGCGCGCACAGATGAGCGAATTGGGATTGACATAGCCGCTGCCGAGAAAACGGCCGCCGTGGTCGCGTATTTCCACCGCATCGCCGGGGCCGAACGCCGTGAGCGGTGTGCGCGCGGTGTCCACTTCGTTGCTGAACACCCACAGGTGACCGGTCCGCAGGCGCCGGTGTGCATTCTTTTTCAATATCAGCGACGGCAGCATATTTTTATCCCCTTATTCGCTCGCGGTCCGGGGGACTTGAAATCCCCCCTCTTTCGCACTTCGCAATCGTGCTTCGTGCGAAAGTCCAGGGCAGCCCTGAGCACTCTGCCATCCTGCGTCGTGTTCAGGTCCAGGGAGACCCATCCCTGGTCTCCCGCACATCGCTTCGCGATGTGCCCATGGCTGCCCGCTCGGGGCTTCGCCCCTTGCCCCCTTTGAAAAGGGGGACGCGCTTCGCGCGGGGGGATTTGTACTGTGTGTCAATTTTGTTGAGTGCTCCAAGGGCTTATAGTGTTCCGCATTGTATCAACGCGATCAATTCCATGAGCAATCCAGCACACGCCAACCGGTTGGCTGGTGAAACCAGTCCGTATCTTTTGCAACACGCCCACAACCCCGTGGACTGGCACGCGTGGAACGCGGACGCCCTGGCTCTGGCGCGCACGCAAAACAAACCGATCCTGCTCTCCATCGGCTACTCCGCCTGCCACTGGTGTCACGTGATGGCGCACGAATCCTTCGAGGATGCCGACACCGCCGCGCTCATGAACCGGCTGTTCGTCAACATCAAGGTGGACCGCGAGGAACGCCCGGACCTGGACCGCGTATATCAGCTCGCGCACCAGGTGCTTGTGCAGCGCGGCGGCGGCTGGCCATTGACGGTGTTCCTCACGCCCGATGACCTTACGCCGTTCTTCGCCGGCACCTATTTCCCGCGCGAACCGCGCTACGGCATGCCCGGTTTCAGGGAAGTATTGGAGCGCGTCGCACAGTTTTACCGCGAGCATCGCGACGAGCTGCGGCAACAAAACGCCGCGCTCCGCGACGCAATCCAGCGCAGCGCCGGCGAAACCGCCACTTCCGCCGGGGAATTGACGCGCGCTCCGCTGGAAGCGGCTTACCGCTCGCTCACGGAAAGCTTCGATGCGCGCTTCGGCGGCTTCGGGCGTGCGCCCAAGTTCCCGCATGCGCCAAGCCTGGAATTCCTGCTGTGGCACGCCGCCGATGCGGACTCCGACGCGCAGAGCGCAAACCGCAGCCGGACCATGGTGGAAACCACGCTCACGCGCATGGCCCAGGGCGGCCTCTACGACCAGTTGGGCGGCGGCTTCTGCCGCTACTCAACCGATGCAGCCTGGATGATCCCGCACTTCGAAAAGATGCTTTACGACAACGGGCCGCTGCTCGCCCTGTATGCACAAACCGCAAAATTCACCGGTAGCAGCTTCTATGCGGACATCGCCAAGCAGACGGCCGCATGGGTCATGGCCGAGATGCAGTCGCCGCAGGGCGGCTACTATTCCAGCCTGGACGCGGATTCCGAAGGCCACGAAGGCAAGTATTACATCTGGGACAAAGAGGAGGTCCGCGCACTGCTGAGCCCAGAAGAATTCGCCGCGTTTGCACCGCGCTATGGACTGGACCAACCGCCGAATTTTGAGGGCCATTGGCATCTGTACGTGCCACAGATAGCTACCCCCTCTCCCCCATCGGTGAGAGCGAAGGATCAGGCGGTGTTGGAATCCACGCGGCGGAAATTGCTGGAAGCGCGGCGCAAGCGCGTACGCCCCGGCCTCGACGACAAGGTGCTTACCGCCTGGAACGGCCTGATGATCCGCGGCATGGCACTGGCCGGCCGTCTGCTCGACGAGCCGCGATTTGTCGAATCCGCAGAGCGCGCCGCCCGTTTCGTGCGCGGGCATCTTTGCCGTGACGGCCAACTGCTGGCTTCCTGGCGCGATGGTCAGGCCAGGCTGCCGGCCTATCTGGACGATTACGCCTTGCTGCTGGATGGCGTGCTGGAACTTCTGCAAGCCCGCTGGGACAGCGAATTGTTCGGCTTTGCCCGCCAGTTAGCCGATGGCCTGCTGGTACGCTTCGAAGACAAAGAACACGGAGGCTTCTGGTTCACGGCCAACGATCAGGACATCCCGCTGTATCGTCCCAAGACCTTCAGCGATGAATCGCTGCCCGCCGGCAACGCGGTGGCCGCCCGCGTTCTGCTGCGGCTCGGTCATGTGTGTGCAGAGCCACGCTATCTCGACGCGGCCGAACGCACGGTCAAAGCCGCGCTACCGTCGGTAAACCGTTATCCCGAAGCTCACGCCAGCATGCTGCTGGCGCTCCAAGACGCCCTCGAACCGCCGACTATGGTCGTAGTGCGGGGCAAGGCAGACAAGCTGCACGCGTGGCAAAAGCAGCTGGACCGGAAATTCGATCCGCGACGGATTGTGCTGGCAATTCCCAGCGATGCTGAGAATCTGATGGGCTTGCTGGCGCAATGTGCGCCACGCGGAGATGCCTGTGCTTATGTATGCCGTGGTACACAGTGCTCATTGCCCATCGAGACCCTAGAAGAACTCGCATCGCTCTAAGACGCACTGGGCGGATAGCCGCGCGCTACGCTGAGTTACGCGTCGTCATCCGGTCGCGGCGACGGACCCAGCAACTTGCGATAAATCGCGGCGTTTTCGGCATCGAAGCAGCAGGCCACGATGCTGCGGAATTTCCCGTCGCAGTCGTGCATGACCTTGAGCGCGATACGCGCAGCCTCCGGCTTCGGATAGCGGTACACTCCGGTGCTGATGCACGGAAAGGCAATGCTGCGGGCTTTGGCGTCCATCGCCAGCATGCAGGCGCTGCGGTAACAGCTCTCCAGCAACTGCGGCTCGCCGTATGCACCGTCGCGCCACACCGGGCCGACGGCATGGATCACCCACTTGGCTTTGAGGCGAAATCCCGGCGTGATGCGCGCTTCGCCGGTTGGACAGCCACCGAGCTTGCGGCAGGCTTCCAGCAGTTCCGGGCCGGCAGCGCGATGGATGGCGCCGTCCACGCCGCCGCCGCCGAGCAGCGTGGTGTTGGCGGCGTTCACGACCGCCTCCACGTCGAGGTCGGTAATGTCGTACTGGATGACCTTGATCACGGACGATGCTTCGGCACCCAGGCCCACAGCATGCGGCAGCGCATGGGTTCCACTCCGCTCTGGTCTGTGACTTTGACGGGCACCACGATTTCGCCTTTCTCCTCGGCGCGCACGCGCGTGCGCGCACCGGCCTCCAACGTCGCCTCGGCCAGCAGGTCGCCCTGGGCGCGCTTGAGATATTCGAGCTGCATGCTCTTCAGCAGCGGCACGCGGTCTTCCGGCAGGTTCATGGTAAGCAGCGTGCCGCTGGCGGTCTCCGCGAGCAAGGCCACGGCCGCGGCGTGCACCGAGCCGATGTGGTTTCGCACACGTCTGCGATTGCGCAAAAAGAGCAGTGCGCGTTCCTCGCCGAGTTCCAGGAACTGCAGGCGTGCGGTGTGCATGAAGGGGACGTTTTTGCCGAAGGCCCAGGTAAGTACCCGCCAGCGCAGCGAGGGCCGCAGCTTGCCAAGCTTGTGCACGGTGCGGTTGAGTTGGCTGGGAATGGGATTGTCCATGGCTGCTGCTGGCGCGCGCTGCGTATTCAAGTCCCCCTCATCCCGGCTTCTCCCCCTTGAAGGGGGAGAAGGGACAAGGAAACGAAATTCATTTTACGACCTTGAGGCTGGGCTTTTTGCCAGCGGCAGGTTTGCGTGACTTGTCACTCCCGACCGGCGCGGGAGCGCCGGGCTTCGGTTCCTCTTCCGGTCCGAACACGATGCCCTGACCGGTTTCCTGCGCGTAAATGGCGAGCACGGCGTCCAGTGGCACGCTCACGTGGCGCGACACGCCGCCGAAGCGCGTCTCGAATTCCAGCTGCTGGTTATTCCCCAGATCCAGTCCGCGCGTTGCCGTATGGCTCAGGTTGAGCACCAGCTTGCCGTCCTGCGCGTACCCTGCGGGGGCCTGTACGCCCACGACACCCGTATCCACGACGATATGCGGCGTGTGGCCGCTGTCCACGATCCATTGATGCATGGCGCGCAACAGATAGGGCTTGCGGGAAAGCATGGGCAACGCCGGTGTGTGCGCCGAATCGGGCCCGCTCGGCGCCGTTCAGATGTCGTCGCGCATTTCGCGCTCGGCTTCGGTAAGGCTGGATTTGAACGCCGGGCGGTGAAACAGGCGCTCGGCGTATTTTTGCAGCGCCTTGGCCTGGGCAGGAATGTCGATCTCATAGCGCGGCAAGCGCCACAGGATCGGCGCCAGGCTGCAAT encodes:
- a CDS encoding AAA family ATPase, encoding MNNESEEPAEPQRERVAGSPDDSQQVAVSSPAATGGAGTFFEQHVDAYWLAQLLVSATPPIFTDSTVIQVDLQTEHLGWNTDDFLVTVRDSSHKCHKLIGQVKRKVTVGVSDEDFKKVVSDWWDDFNNKSLFLPGTDRLVLATLRGTNALLEHFTGLLDCAKAASSADDFERRLAIPGFVNNKTVDYCKVIQQLVGQLVGEARSASSIWAFLKAIDVLVLDLHTSTSQSEASIRSLLAYTTKDADPVATAGATWNQLLTIASQGMATARSFKLGDLPEALTSRHGGIGTAENALLTTLRDHSNVILDGIRSTIGTDLHLPRAALVQRVMGELTANQIVLISGAAGSGKSVVTKDVMATLSREHFIFCFRAEEFKSTHLDTTLRSIGVNVSAAALGATMASQTSKVLLVESIERLLEASTRDGFSDLLTLIAKDKSWRLVLTCREYSTDLVRTGLLGASAHTVMAIPQLGDDELTEVELAYPALKRPMADPALRRLLRNPYVLDKALRINWASTSALPQDERGFRDRFWRDIVRVDHQTGNGMPRKREQVFMEIAVRRARALALYAPCGDLDPAVLEHLRSDSLVAGPSHSQILVAPAHDVLEDWAILQWVEEQYLSSHESLQVLATALGTYPAIRRTYRKWIGELLESSDRASNQVFESVIRGAGYTPQFVDDTLVALLHSPKSSEFLANHKAELFDDEFKLLFRVIHLLRVGCVTTPWWVQATGSKASLFAIPDGPAWASVLKLVADNLDAFGENHRVQLLGFIEDWTRGASFDTPYPPGHESVAAVAFWILEGVAGNYLWGDQQKKVFEVIARIPKSAEDKFTQLLEGTREDEDRDRVSEEFQQLIYTGSEGWPAGRDLPATIARTMPKYLLYSEEEITSVRHDMYDHELEGLFGIKHGRTHGFFPASAYHGPLFLLLRADGRVGLKLVIDMINHCTEWYANPRVEHEFIELPERIRLEFSDGSHVEQWCNGRLWGAYRGLHVSSYVFQSILMAFERWLLEYAEQYPRQLDKLLLGILKRSTSGAITAVIAGVATSRPHDCGETLLVLLKSPACMSLDRSRMAGESQTTHMYGLFGDGMIPSNRVYEDERKASNALPHRQKDLEDAIANLQLGPLRTRVHAILDEQLSSFRPVAEQSEEDRVRRLALHRMDLRQYTLSEERVEITGADDDAKGHQGSYVKLEPKAPDVDIQEVIDRNQAKQNSNNRRMKLFMWGKKAYDHELDLSEKSSQWQTMLDEARQLESGTGEYDVLMRDGWRGYVAAVCTRDYWNEMTSPQKDWCREVICAEVERESDNWDETARVQRFAMGGDRPSAWAVSRLRTYELTDEQLSQVTRALAAAITHPVFEVKWFAVVGVSNNLWARSPDLADRCVRALATEALKLDEAIEAARATRTFGAMDYPKISVAVADHVRQGFIGDTLSADAYQRLNIGKGHGADANAQILAIYNYDPNTEAAVAAYLRTARTLVDWWDADDNKKGRHRERGTEAESQNKDMLFQYVIRATVKNASTVMAPIIEAVDRHPDEIQWVLSGLLSAADRVTNVGAYWDVWRLFADRIEKSRWITHIDDRYTTGANTLFALFQVTKWKEGVRHWHGLDGHESLVPELFTRLVPSATALEAFSDFLYYIGEKALPGAFVRIAEKIAAGDASHMLRKGNTRFLLEVVLQQFVYGRPAKLKRDPVLRNAVMRILDSLVDNGSSAAFRMRDDFVTPMIAQ
- a CDS encoding thymidylate synthase, whose amino-acid sequence is MRQYLELMRHVRDRGARKSDRTGTGTLSVFGYQMRFDLAGGFPAVTTKKLHFRSIICELLWFLRGDTNTGYLHEHGVSIWDEWADEQGNLGPVYGYQWRSWPAPDGRHIDQISKVLEQLRSNPDSRRLIVSAWNVADLDKMALQPCHAFFQFYVANGRLSCQLYQRSADVFLGVPFNICSYALLTHMLAQQTGLQPGEFIWTGGDCHLYVNHLEQVDEQLTRKPYPLPTLVIKRKPPTLFDYRFEDFEIANYQSHPAIKAPVAV
- the lgt gene encoding prolipoprotein diacylglyceryl transferase, which gives rise to MLTYPDFDPVAFSLGPLKVHWYGITYLIGFLGCYLAARLRVSRRYASGWTAEQVGDLLFYVALGVVIGGRIGYTLFYAYTPEGQWLEWQNPLYIFQVWDGGMSFHGGLLGVLVAVALLARKYHKHYFDVVDFSAVVVPIGLAAGRIGNFINGELWGKISTTLPWAMRLPCTNTRFTGGEYCRDAVNGFSLPRQPTQLYEFLLEGVVMFVVLFVFTMKPRPRMAASGLFALLYGCFRFAVEFVRLPDPQFGYLAFGWMTMGQILSLPLIAVGIVLLVLAYRRKSTAESA
- a CDS encoding class I SAM-dependent rRNA methyltransferase is translated as MLPSLILKKNAHRRLRTGHLWVFSNEVDTARTPLTAFGPGDAVEIRDHGGRFLGSGYVNPNSLICARILSRDERHPPDSAWLVQRLNLALALRAQLYPRPFYRLVFGESDGLPGLVVDRYGEVLVAQITTAGMERMKDDIVAALATVLKPAGILWRNDVSIRELEGLPLYTDTAYGEVPERVIVEEHGRKFEIVLAGGQKTGWFFDQHDNRGRLARYVSGRRVLDVFSYVGAWGIQALAWGAREALCMDSSAGALALAEHNAALNSVRVGVHKADAFDGLRALHAAGEKFDVVILDPPAFVKRRKDLAAGRDAYRRLNQLGMQLLAHDGLLISCSCSHHLPADELVAAIQSAARHLNREAQLLERGAQAADHPVHPAILETAYLKAFFVRVLSEPH
- a CDS encoding thioredoxin domain-containing protein, with translation MSNPAHANRLAGETSPYLLQHAHNPVDWHAWNADALALARTQNKPILLSIGYSACHWCHVMAHESFEDADTAALMNRLFVNIKVDREERPDLDRVYQLAHQVLVQRGGGWPLTVFLTPDDLTPFFAGTYFPREPRYGMPGFREVLERVAQFYREHRDELRQQNAALRDAIQRSAGETATSAGELTRAPLEAAYRSLTESFDARFGGFGRAPKFPHAPSLEFLLWHAADADSDAQSANRSRTMVETTLTRMAQGGLYDQLGGGFCRYSTDAAWMIPHFEKMLYDNGPLLALYAQTAKFTGSSFYADIAKQTAAWVMAEMQSPQGGYYSSLDADSEGHEGKYYIWDKEEVRALLSPEEFAAFAPRYGLDQPPNFEGHWHLYVPQIATPSPPSVRAKDQAVLESTRRKLLEARRKRVRPGLDDKVLTAWNGLMIRGMALAGRLLDEPRFVESAERAARFVRGHLCRDGQLLASWRDGQARLPAYLDDYALLLDGVLELLQARWDSELFGFARQLADGLLVRFEDKEHGGFWFTANDQDIPLYRPKTFSDESLPAGNAVAARVLLRLGHVCAEPRYLDAAERTVKAALPSVNRYPEAHASMLLALQDALEPPTMVVVRGKADKLHAWQKQLDRKFDPRRIVLAIPSDAENLMGLLAQCAPRGDACAYVCRGTQCSLPIETLEELASL
- a CDS encoding O-acetyl-ADP-ribose deacetylase; translated protein: MIKVIQYDITDLDVEAVVNAANTTLLGGGGVDGAIHRAAGPELLEACRKLGGCPTGEARITPGFRLKAKWVIHAVGPVWRDGAYGEPQLLESCYRSACMLAMDAKARSIAFPCISTGVYRYPKPEAARIALKVMHDCDGKFRSIVACCFDAENAAIYRKLLGPSPRPDDDA
- a CDS encoding DUF4442 domain-containing protein; its protein translation is MNTQRAPAAAMDNPIPSQLNRTVHKLGKLRPSLRWRVLTWAFGKNVPFMHTARLQFLELGEERALLFLRNRRRVRNHIGSVHAAAVALLAETASGTLLTMNLPEDRVPLLKSMQLEYLKRAQGDLLAEATLEAGARTRVRAEEKGEIVVPVKVTDQSGVEPMRCRMLWAWVPKHRP
- a CDS encoding ClpXP protease specificity-enhancing factor, whose amino-acid sequence is MLSRKPYLLRAMHQWIVDSGHTPHIVVDTGVVGVQAPAGYAQDGKLVLNLSHTATRGLDLGNNQQLEFETRFGGVSRHVSVPLDAVLAIYAQETGQGIVFGPEEEPKPGAPAPVGSDKSRKPAAGKKPSLKVVK